The following proteins come from a genomic window of Emys orbicularis isolate rEmyOrb1 chromosome 25, rEmyOrb1.hap1, whole genome shotgun sequence:
- the SPOP gene encoding speckle-type POZ protein, with protein sequence MSRVPSPPPPAEMSSGPVAESWCYTQIKVVKFSYMWTINNFSFCREEMGEVIKSSTFSSGANDKLKWCLRVNPKGLDEESKDYLSLYLLLVSCPKSEVRAKFKFSILNAKGEETKAMESQRAYRFVQGKDWGFKKFIRRDFLLDEANGLLPDDKLTLFCEVSVVQDSVNISGQNTMNMVKVPECRLADELGGLWENSRFTDCCLCVAGQEFQAHKAILAARSPVFSAMFEHEMEESKKNRVEINDVEPEVFKEMMCFIYTGKAPNLDKMADDLLAAADKYALERLKVMCEDALCSNLSVENAAEILILADLHSADQLKTQAVDFINYHASDVMETSGWKSMVVSHPHLVAEAYRSLASAQCPFLGPPRKRLKQS encoded by the exons ATGTCAAGGGTTCCGAGTCCTCCTCCTCCGGCAGAAATGTCGAGTGGACCTGTAGCAGAAAGCTGGTGCTACACTCAG ATTAAGGTGGTAAAGTTTTCGTACATGTGGACCATAAACAATTTCAGCTTCTGCCGGGAGGAAATGGGTGAGGTCATCAAAAGTTCAACCTTTTCATCAGGAGCCAATGATAAACTGAAATG GTGTTTGCGTGTGAACCCTAAGGGCTTGGATGAAGAAAGTAAAGATTACCTGTCCCTTTACCTATTATTGGTTAGCTGTCCAAAGAGTGAAGTTCGTGCAAAGTTCAAATTCTCCATCCTCAATGCTAAAGGAGAAGAAACAAAAGCAATGG AGAGCCAGCGAGCATATCGATTTGTACAGGGCAAGGACTGGggattcaagaagttcattagaAGAGACTTTCTCTTGGATGAGGCCAATGGACTTCTTCCAGATGACAAACTCACTCTCTTCTGTGAG GTGAGTGTGGTACAGGACTCAGTCAATATCTCTGGCCAGAACACCATGAACATGGTGAAGGTACCTGAGTGCCGTTTGGCGGATGAGTTAGGAGGACTCTGGGAGAATTCTCGCTTCACAGACTGCTGTCTGTGTGTTGCAGGCCAGGAGTTCCAGGCTCACAAAGCCATACTGGCAG caCGTTCCCCAGTTTTCAGTGCCATGTTTGAACATGAGATGGAAGAAAGTAAAAAG AATCGGGTTGAAATCAATGATGTGGAACCTGAAGTTTTTAAGGAAATGATGTGCTTTATTTACACGGGGAAGGCACCAAACCTCGACAAAATGGCTGACGATTTGCTGGCAGCTGCTGACAAG TATGCTCTGGAACGCTTGAAGGTGATGTGCGAGGATGCACTGTGCAGTAACCTGTCTGTGGAAAACGCAGCTGAGATTCTCATCCTGGCTGACCTACACAGTGCTGATCAGCTAAAAACTCAAGCTGTGGACTTCATTAACTA TCATGCTTCTGATGTCATGGAGACCTCAGGATGGAAGTCCATGGTGGTATCACATCCCCATTTGGTGGCTGAGGCATATCGCTCTTTGGCCTCTGCACAGTGTCCCTTCCTGGGACCACCACGTAAGCGACTGAAGCAATCCTAA